One stretch of Anas acuta chromosome W, bAnaAcu1.1, whole genome shotgun sequence DNA includes these proteins:
- the LOC137846980 gene encoding olfactory receptor 14C36-like: MSNSSSITEFLLLPFADTRELQLLHFALFLGIYLAALLGNGLILTAVACDHRLHAPMYFFLLNLSVIDLGSISTTVPKAMANSLWDTRAISYAGCAAQVFFFVFLIGAEYFLLTIMAYDRYVAICKPLHYGSLLGSTACAQMAAAAWGSGVLYALLHTANTFSLPLCQGNAVKQFFCEIPQILKLSCSHSYLREIGLLTFSCFLFWGCFAFILFSYVQIFMAVLRMPSEQGRHKLFSTCLPHLAVVFLFLSTGMFAYLKPPSISSPSLNLVMAFLYSVMPPAMNPLIYSMRNQELKNAIRKVMSWMFFRIC; the protein is encoded by the coding sequence atgtccaacagcagctccatcacagAGTTCCTCCTACTgccatttgcagacacacgggagctgcagctcctgcacttcgcgctcttcctgggcatctacctggctgccctcctgggcaacggcctcatcctcaccgccgtagcctgcgaccaccgcctgCACgcccccatgtacttcttcctcctcaacctctcCGTGATTGACCTGGGCTCCATTTCtaccactgtccccaaagccatggctaATTCCCTCTGGGATACCAGGGCCATTTCCTATGCAGGGTGTGCTGCtcaggtcttcttttttgttttcttgattgGAGCAGAGTATttccttctcaccatcatggcctatgaccgctacgttgccatctgcaagcccctgcactatgggaGCCTCTTGGGCAGCacagcttgtgcccagatggcagcagctgcctggggcagtggggttctctatgctctgctgcacactgccaatacattttcactgcccctctgccaaggcaatgctgtgaaacagttcttctgtgaaatcccccagatcctcaagctctcctgctcacactcctaCCTCAGGGAAATTGGGCTTCTCACATTtagttgttttctgttctgggggtgttttgctttcattcttttctcctaTGTACAGATTTTcatggctgtgctgaggatgccctctgagcagggacgGCACAAACTCTtctccacatgcctccctcacctggctgtggtctttctgtttctcagcactGGCATGTTTGCCTATCTGAAGCCcccttccatctcctccccatccctgaaCCTGGTGATGGCTTTCCTGTACTCGGTGATGCCCCCAGCAatgaaccccctcatctacagcatgaggaaccaggagctcaagaaTGCCATTAGGAAAGTGATGTCATGGATGTTTTTCAGGATATGCTGA
- the LOC137847364 gene encoding olfactory receptor 14J1-like: MPNISFVSEFLLLAFADTRELQLLHFALFLGIYLAAILGNGLILTAIACDHRLHTPMYFFLLNLALLDMGCISTTVPKAMANSLWDTRAISYAGCAAQVFLFAFLTGAEFSVLTLMAYDRYIAICKPLHYRSLLGSRACAQMAAAAWGSGVLHAVLHTAITFSLSLCQGSVVDQFFCEIPQILKLSCSDAYLREVGALMFSVSFLFGCFVFILFSYVQIFRAVLRMPSEQGRHKAFSTCLPHLAVVSLFVSTAMFAYLKSPSTSSPSLDLVLSLLYSVVPPVVNPLIYSKRNLERKDTLRKLFTFLLLKHQKRDHHLNKTGHLLLGFTMDQSPRVISEGLRAELRVSFLVAHGPVNSNWPLTFLPGTVQLVLGLMVNGILESNLERKNL, translated from the exons atgcccaacatcagctTTGTGAGTGAGTTCCttctgctggcattcgcagacacacgggagctgcagctcctgcacttcgcgctcttcctgggcatctacctggctgccatcctgggcaacggcctcatcctcaccgccaTAGCCTgtgaccaccgcctccacacccccatgtacttcttcctcctcaacctcgccctctTAGAcatgggctgcatctccaccactgtccccaaagccatggccaattccctctgggacaccagggccatctcttatgcaggatgtgctgcacaggtctttctctttgccttcttGACTGGAGCAGAGTTTTCAGTCCTTACTCTCATGGCCTATGAtcgctacattgccatctgcaagcccctgcactacaggagcctcctgggcagcagagcttgtgcccagatggcagcagctgcctggggcagtggggttctccatgctgtgctgcacactgccatTACATTTTCCCTGTCCCTCTGCCAAGGCAGTGttgtggaccagttcttctgtgaaatcccccagatcctcaagctctcctgctcagatgcctacctcagggaagttggggcacttatgtttagtgtttcttttttatttggttgttttgttttcattcttttctcctatgtgcagatcttcagggctgtgctgaggatgccctctgagcagggacgacacaaagccttttccacttgtctccctcacctggctgtggtctccctgtttgtcagcactgccatgtttgcctacctcaagtccccctccacctcctccccatcctTGGACCTGGTCTTGTCtcttctgtactcagtggtgcctccagtagtgaaccccctcatctacagcaagAGGAACCTGGAACGGAAGGATACCTTAAGGAAATTATTTACATTCTTGCTTCTTAAGCATCAGAAACGTGACCATCATCTTAACAAGACAG GCCACTTGCTTCTGGGCTTCACCATGGATCAGAGTCCCAGAGTGATCAGTGAAGGACTGAGGGCTGAACTGAGAGTATCCTTCTTGGTTGCACATGGCCCAGTAAACAGTAACTGGCCTTTGACTTTCCTGCCTGGTACTGTCCAACTGGTGCTGGGACTGATGGTAAATGGCATCCTGGAGAGCAATCTGGAGAGGAAGAACTTGTGA